One segment of Macrotis lagotis isolate mMagLag1 chromosome 1, bilby.v1.9.chrom.fasta, whole genome shotgun sequence DNA contains the following:
- the RAB24 gene encoding ras-related protein Rab-24 isoform X3 translates to MSGQRVDVKVVMLGKEYVGKTSLVERYVHDRFLVGPYQNTIGAAFVAKVMSVGDRTVTLGIWDTAGSERYEAMSRIYYRGAKAAIVCYDLTDSSSFERAKFWVKELQSLEESCQIYLCGTKSDLLEEDRRLRRVDFHDVQDYADEDKVVDLGQKGNTFFYSCCHH, encoded by the exons ATGAGCGGGCAGCGCGTGGACGTGAAGGTCGTGATGCTGGGCAAGGAGTACGTGGGCAAGACCAGCCTCGTGGAGAGATACGTGCACGACCGCTTCCTGGTGGGGCCCTATCAGAAT ACCATTGGGGCAGCATTTGTGGCCAAGGTGATGTCTGTAGGAGACAGGACCGTGACCCTCGGCATCTGG GACACAGCTGGCTCCGAGCGCTATGAAGCCATGAGTCGAATCTATTATCGGGGTGCTAAGGCAGCCATCGTCTGCTATG ATCTTACTGACAGCAGCAGTTTCGAAAGAGCCAAATTCTGGGTGAAGGAGCTTCAGAGTTTAGAGGAG AGCTGTCAGATCTATTTATGTGGCACCAAAAGTGACCTTCTGGAGGAAGATCGGAGACTGCGCCGGGTTGACTTCCATGATGTCCAAGATTATGCAGATG AGGACAAAGTTGTTGACTTGGGTCAGAAGGGCAACACCTTCTTCTACAGTTGCTGCCATCACTGA
- the PRELID1 gene encoding PRELI domain-containing protein 1, mitochondrial: protein MVKYFLGQSVLRSSWDQVFAAFWQRYPNPYSKHVLTEDIVHREVTPDQKLLSRRLLTKTNRMPRWAERFFPANVAHSVYILEDSIVDPQNQTMTTFTWNINHARLMVVEERCVYCVNPENSGWTEIRREAWVSSSLFGVSRAVQEFGLARFKSNVTKTIKGFEYILAKLQGEAPSKTLVETAKEATEKAKETALAATEKAKDLASKAATKKQQQQQQHYV, encoded by the exons ATGGTGAAGTACTTCTTGGGGCAGAGCGTGCTCCGGAGCTCCTGGGACCAAGTGTTCGCCGCCTTCTGGCAGCGCTACCCCAACCCCTACAG CAAACATGTGCTGACAGAGGATATTGTGCACCGGGAGGTGACTCCTGACCAGAAGCTGCTGTCCAGGCGACTTCTGACAAAGACCAACAGGATGCCCCGCTGGGCGGAGCGTTTCTTTCCTGCTAATGTAGCCCACTCGGTGTACATACTCGAGGACTCTATCGTGGACCCACAGAACCAGACCATGACCACTTTCACCTGGAACATCAACCATGCCCGGCTGATG GTGGTGGAGGAAAGATGTGTTTACTGTGTGAACCCTGAAAACAGTGGCTGGACTGAAATCCGAAGAGAAGCCTGGGTCTCCTCTAGTTTGTTTGGGGTTTCCAGAGCTGTACAG GAGTTTGGCCTAGCTAGATTCAAAAGTAATGTGACCAAGACCATCAAAGGCTTTGAGTACATCTTGGCCAAACTGCAAG GTGAAGCTCCTTCTAAGACACTTGTTGAAACGGCTAAGGAAGCGACTGAAAAGGCGAAGGAAACTGCCCTGGCAGCTACAGAGAAGGCTAAGGACCTGGCCAGCAAGGCGGCCACCAagaagcagcaacagcagcagcaacattaTGTTTAA
- the RAB24 gene encoding ras-related protein Rab-24 isoform X1, with protein sequence MSGQRVDVKVVMLGKEYVGKTSLVERYVHDRFLVGPYQNTIGAAFVAKVMSVGDRTVTLGIWDTAGSERYEAMSRIYYRGAKAAIVCYDLTDSSSFERAKFWVKELQSLEESCQIYLCGTKSDLLEEDRRLRRVDFHDVQDYADDIKAQLFETSSKTGQSVDELFQKVAEDYVSVAAFQLMTEDKVVDLGQKGNTFFYSCCHH encoded by the exons ATGAGCGGGCAGCGCGTGGACGTGAAGGTCGTGATGCTGGGCAAGGAGTACGTGGGCAAGACCAGCCTCGTGGAGAGATACGTGCACGACCGCTTCCTGGTGGGGCCCTATCAGAAT ACCATTGGGGCAGCATTTGTGGCCAAGGTGATGTCTGTAGGAGACAGGACCGTGACCCTCGGCATCTGG GACACAGCTGGCTCCGAGCGCTATGAAGCCATGAGTCGAATCTATTATCGGGGTGCTAAGGCAGCCATCGTCTGCTATG ATCTTACTGACAGCAGCAGTTTCGAAAGAGCCAAATTCTGGGTGAAGGAGCTTCAGAGTTTAGAGGAG AGCTGTCAGATCTATTTATGTGGCACCAAAAGTGACCTTCTGGAGGAAGATCGGAGACTGCGCCGGGTTGACTTCCATGATGTCCAAGATTATGCAGATG ACATAAAAGCTCAGCTTTTTGAGACATCTAGCAAGACTGGTCAGAGTGTGG ATGAGCTGTTCCAGAAGGTGGCAGAAGATTATGTTAGTGTTGCTGCCTTTCAATTGATGACAG AGGACAAAGTTGTTGACTTGGGTCAGAAGGGCAACACCTTCTTCTACAGTTGCTGCCATCACTGA
- the RAB24 gene encoding ras-related protein Rab-24 isoform X2 — MSGQRVDVKVVMLGKEYVGKTSLVERYVHDRFLVGPYQNTIGAAFVAKVMSVGDRTVTLGIWDTAGSERYEAMSRIYYRGAKAAIVCYDLTDSSSFERAKFWVKELQSLEESCQIYLCGTKSDLLEEDRRLRRVDFHDVQDYADDELFQKVAEDYVSVAAFQLMTEDKVVDLGQKGNTFFYSCCHH, encoded by the exons ATGAGCGGGCAGCGCGTGGACGTGAAGGTCGTGATGCTGGGCAAGGAGTACGTGGGCAAGACCAGCCTCGTGGAGAGATACGTGCACGACCGCTTCCTGGTGGGGCCCTATCAGAAT ACCATTGGGGCAGCATTTGTGGCCAAGGTGATGTCTGTAGGAGACAGGACCGTGACCCTCGGCATCTGG GACACAGCTGGCTCCGAGCGCTATGAAGCCATGAGTCGAATCTATTATCGGGGTGCTAAGGCAGCCATCGTCTGCTATG ATCTTACTGACAGCAGCAGTTTCGAAAGAGCCAAATTCTGGGTGAAGGAGCTTCAGAGTTTAGAGGAG AGCTGTCAGATCTATTTATGTGGCACCAAAAGTGACCTTCTGGAGGAAGATCGGAGACTGCGCCGGGTTGACTTCCATGATGTCCAAGATTATGCAGATG ATGAGCTGTTCCAGAAGGTGGCAGAAGATTATGTTAGTGTTGCTGCCTTTCAATTGATGACAG AGGACAAAGTTGTTGACTTGGGTCAGAAGGGCAACACCTTCTTCTACAGTTGCTGCCATCACTGA